From the genome of Nicotiana sylvestris chromosome 2, ASM39365v2, whole genome shotgun sequence, one region includes:
- the LOC104214358 gene encoding tobamovirus multiplication protein 1 has translation MTRLPLGSSPIDIAGPTTNWWDQINESVQWQDGIFYSLCASYALVSAVALIQLIRIELRVPEYGWTTQKVFHLMNFVVNGVRAIVFGFHKQVFLFHPKVLTLAILDLPGLLFFSTFTLLVLFWAEIYHQARSLPTDKLRISYISINGAMYFIQACIWVYLWVNDNSTVEFVGKIFIAVVSFIAALGFLLYGGRLFLMLRRFPIESKGRRKKLHEVGSVTAICFTCFLISCFVVVLSAFDSDVSLDVLDHPVLNLIYYLLVEILPSALVLYILRKLPPKRVSAQYHPIS, from the exons TGGGTCGTCGCCGATTGACATCGCCGGTCCGACGACCAACTGGTGGGACCAGATCAATGAGTCCGTTCAGTGGCAAGATGGGATTTTTTACTCTCTTTGTGCTTCCTATGCTCTTGTCTCAGCCGTTGCCCTT ATTCAATTAATAAGGATCGAATTGAGGGTACCCGAGTATGGTTGGACAACACAAAAGGTTTTCCATCTGATGAACTTTGTTGTAAATGGAG TTCGTGCAATTGTCTTTGGATTTCACAAACAAGTGTTTCTCTTCCATCCTAAG GTGCTGACTCTGGCAATATTGGACCTACCAGGGCTCCTTTTCTTTTCAACATTTACTCTCCTGGTTCTATTTTGGGCTGAAATATATCACCAG GCTAGGAGTTTACCAACAGATAAACTCAGAATTTCTTATATTTCAATAAATGGTGCAATGTACTTCATTCAG GCATGTATCTGGGTGTACCTCTGGGTCAATGACAATAGCACTGTGGAATTCGTTGGGAAGATATTTATAGCAG TTGTATCATTTATTGCAGCATTGGGCTTTCTGCTCTATGGTGGAAG GTTATTTCTCATGCTCCGGCGCTTTCCTATTGAATCTAAAGGGAGAAGAAAGAAGCTTCATGAG GTTGGATCTGTGACTGCCATATGTTTCACCTGTTTCCTCATTAGCTGCTTTGTG GTTGTGTTATCTGCTTTTGATTCTGACGTATCTCTTGATGTCTTGGACCATCCTGTTCTCAATCTGATATACTACCTG CTGGTAGAAATTCTTCCTTCAGCACTTGTGCTATACATCCTGCGAAAATTGCCTCCAAAAAGAGTATCTGCACAATACCACCCAATCAGTTAG